Proteins found in one Scardovia inopinata JCM 12537 genomic segment:
- a CDS encoding 3-hydroxyacyl-CoA dehydrogenase family protein → MNFPAITHIAAIGAGTMGHATALEFAVHGYDVNLIDLSDQALAKGMDLIRRDLDELYQHGLLMKEETRDDVLERFSLFTDLAAGVKDADYITESVAENLEVKKDLWKAVEEAAAADAIFTTNTSGLSPTAIADVLEKPDRFVVAHYWNPAHLMPLVEVVPGRYTSEQTVNTTVDLLTAIGKKPARLHRESPGFVGNRIQMAVIREALHIVEEGIASVEDVDTIVTYSLGRRWNILGPIISADLGGLDIFYKISTYLPQDLDNSTEPNKLLADKVAEGDLGSKSGQGFYRWTGQKGAETIARRDEELMKALVSDRQEEE, encoded by the coding sequence ATGAACTTTCCTGCCATCACACACATAGCTGCCATAGGAGCTGGGACGATGGGGCATGCCACAGCCCTGGAGTTTGCCGTCCACGGGTATGATGTCAATCTTATCGACCTAAGTGATCAGGCCCTGGCCAAGGGGATGGATCTGATTCGCCGGGACCTTGACGAGCTTTATCAGCACGGGCTCCTGATGAAGGAGGAAACTAGGGACGATGTTCTGGAACGGTTTAGCCTCTTCACCGATCTGGCAGCTGGAGTAAAAGATGCTGACTATATTACTGAATCCGTTGCGGAAAATCTGGAGGTGAAGAAAGATCTCTGGAAAGCTGTAGAAGAAGCGGCCGCCGCAGATGCCATTTTTACCACGAATACTTCCGGTTTATCACCAACAGCCATTGCTGACGTTTTAGAGAAACCAGACCGTTTCGTGGTTGCGCACTACTGGAATCCTGCTCATCTCATGCCTCTGGTGGAGGTAGTTCCCGGAAGATACACATCGGAACAAACAGTTAATACAACAGTAGATTTGCTGACGGCCATTGGAAAGAAGCCTGCCCGCCTGCACCGGGAATCCCCTGGATTTGTCGGGAACAGAATTCAGATGGCCGTTATTCGCGAAGCCCTGCATATTGTGGAAGAAGGCATAGCGTCCGTAGAAGATGTGGATACTATTGTCACCTATTCTCTGGGTCGCCGCTGGAATATTCTCGGCCCGATTATCAGCGCCGACCTGGGCGGACTCGATATTTTCTACAAGATCAGTACTTATCTGCCTCAAGATTTGGATAACAGCACCGAGCCCAACAAACTCTTGGCAGATAAGGTAGCGGAGGGGGACCTGGGCAGCAAAAGCGGCCAGGGTTTTTACAGATGGACCGGGCAAAAAGGCGCTGAGACCATCGCCCGCAGGGACGAAGAACTCATGAAAGCCCTGGTCTCAGACAGGCAGGAGGAAGAGTAA
- the argH gene encoding argininosuccinate lyase, with protein MSDRDHLALWGGRFTSGPSASLAAVSKSTQFDWRLADDDIAGSRAHAKALNRAGLLTANELQEMEEALDRLQHQVDKGEFCPREDDEDEATALERGLLTIAGPTVGGKLRAGRSRNDQIATLIRMWLRRHSRKISRLLLQLAEALLDQAVKVDHALMPGRTHMQHAQPILLAHQLLAHLWPVIRDIQRLQDWDRRADSSPYGSGALAGNALGLDPIMIANDLGFTSVTENSIDGTSSRDLVAEFAFIAAMIGIDLSRLSEEIIIWNSQEFGFVTLDDAYSTGSSIMPQKKNPDIAELARGKAGRLLGDLTGLLATLKGLPTAYVRDLQEDKEAVFDQTDNLELLLPAFTGMIATMVFHTDRMEEEAPTGFALATDIADWLVRQGIPFRNAHQLSGHCVALAESRGKDLADLSDSDFARLFADYLPEEQAVTVRDVLSVQGSVNARNQAGGTAYERVQEQILQAKKAMKEAEVFANSSSDGPAYKAPGSV; from the coding sequence ATGTCTGATCGGGATCATCTTGCCCTGTGGGGAGGCCGGTTTACTTCCGGTCCTTCAGCTTCCCTGGCAGCTGTGAGTAAGTCGACTCAGTTTGACTGGCGTTTGGCTGACGATGATATTGCAGGCTCCCGTGCTCATGCCAAGGCTCTGAACCGGGCAGGATTGTTGACTGCCAATGAGCTGCAGGAGATGGAAGAAGCCTTGGATAGGCTGCAGCATCAGGTTGATAAGGGGGAATTTTGTCCCAGGGAGGATGACGAAGATGAAGCAACGGCTCTGGAGCGCGGTTTGCTTACCATCGCTGGGCCCACTGTGGGAGGCAAGCTGCGGGCGGGAAGGTCCCGCAATGATCAGATTGCTACCCTGATTCGTATGTGGCTGCGCCGGCATAGCAGAAAGATATCCCGTCTCCTGCTTCAGCTGGCAGAGGCCCTGCTGGATCAGGCTGTGAAGGTTGACCATGCCCTGATGCCCGGCAGGACACACATGCAGCACGCTCAACCTATTCTTCTCGCCCATCAGCTTCTTGCCCACCTGTGGCCTGTGATTCGAGATATTCAGCGACTGCAGGATTGGGACAGGCGGGCTGATTCTTCTCCCTACGGGTCAGGAGCTTTGGCTGGCAATGCCCTGGGCCTGGATCCTATCATGATTGCGAACGATCTGGGCTTTACATCAGTAACGGAGAATTCCATTGATGGCACATCATCTCGGGATCTGGTGGCTGAATTTGCCTTTATCGCCGCCATGATTGGTATAGACCTGTCCCGTCTGTCTGAAGAAATTATCATCTGGAACAGTCAGGAGTTTGGCTTTGTCACCTTGGATGATGCCTATTCGACCGGGTCATCCATTATGCCTCAGAAGAAGAATCCTGATATAGCCGAGCTTGCCCGGGGAAAGGCTGGCCGTCTCCTGGGGGATCTGACGGGTCTTCTTGCTACTCTCAAAGGTTTGCCCACAGCTTACGTTCGGGATTTGCAGGAAGATAAAGAAGCAGTTTTTGATCAGACTGATAATCTGGAACTTTTGCTCCCAGCTTTCACTGGAATGATTGCTACCATGGTTTTTCACACGGATAGGATGGAAGAAGAGGCCCCCACAGGTTTTGCCCTAGCCACTGATATTGCTGACTGGCTGGTTCGGCAGGGAATTCCCTTCCGCAATGCTCACCAACTGTCTGGTCATTGTGTTGCCTTGGCAGAAAGCAGAGGAAAGGATTTGGCAGATCTTTCGGATAGCGATTTTGCCCGGCTCTTTGCCGACTATCTTCCTGAAGAACAGGCAGTTACAGTTAGGGATGTTCTTTCTGTTCAGGGATCTGTCAATGCAAGAAACCAGGCAGGAGGAACTGCCTATGAACGGGTGCAGGAACAGATTCTCCAGGCAAAAAAAGCCATGAAGGAGGCAGAGGTTTTCGCTAATTCTTCCAGCGATGGCCCGGCTTATAAGGCTCCAGGATCAGTTTAA
- a CDS encoding argininosuccinate synthase translates to MTKGEQGQNDYNQADSRKLEQRQKQYRKGGRIVLAYSGGLDTSVAIPFLTERTGKEVVAVSVDVGQGGEDLETIRERALACGAAEAYVVDAREEFARDYCMLALKANALYQEQYPLVSAISRPLITKHLVEAAHRFGADTIAHGCTGKGNDQVRFEVAIQSIDPSLTAISPIRDLSLTRDVEIDYAQKYHLPITQDRKNPYSIDQNMWGRAIETGYLEDPWNPPTEDVYAYTADPSQDRPADQVILTFNQGIPTHIDGQPVSPVEAIRQLNKRAGAQGIGRVDIMEDRLVGIKSRELYEVPGAQVLIQAHQDLEDLCLEREQHRIKRLVDMRWAQLVYDAQWYSPAVKSLNAFIADTQVYVSGQIRMSLHSGKAVITGRRSDTSLYSYSLATYETGDSFNQNASNGFIELYGLPSKIAAARDIASGKGVKHV, encoded by the coding sequence ATGACTAAGGGGGAGCAGGGTCAAAATGACTATAATCAGGCTGATAGTCGGAAGCTGGAGCAGAGGCAAAAGCAATATCGGAAGGGGGGACGTATTGTTCTGGCTTATTCGGGCGGCTTAGATACATCAGTAGCAATTCCTTTTCTCACAGAGAGAACCGGCAAAGAGGTAGTTGCTGTTTCCGTTGATGTTGGTCAGGGAGGGGAAGATCTGGAAACCATCAGGGAGCGGGCACTGGCATGTGGAGCCGCAGAGGCTTATGTGGTTGATGCCCGGGAGGAGTTCGCTCGGGATTACTGCATGCTGGCTCTGAAAGCCAATGCGCTTTATCAGGAACAGTACCCCCTGGTATCGGCAATTTCCCGTCCTCTGATTACCAAACACCTGGTAGAAGCTGCTCATCGGTTTGGGGCCGATACCATTGCCCATGGCTGCACAGGCAAGGGGAATGACCAGGTTCGTTTTGAGGTAGCCATTCAGTCCATCGATCCTTCTCTTACCGCCATCAGTCCTATTCGCGACCTGTCCCTTACCCGGGATGTGGAGATTGATTATGCACAAAAATATCATCTTCCTATCACTCAGGATAGGAAGAATCCCTATTCGATTGATCAGAATATGTGGGGGAGGGCCATAGAAACAGGCTATTTGGAAGACCCCTGGAACCCTCCCACCGAAGACGTCTATGCCTATACTGCTGACCCCAGTCAGGATCGGCCAGCCGATCAGGTGATCCTTACCTTCAACCAGGGGATTCCTACCCACATTGACGGGCAGCCTGTCAGCCCTGTGGAGGCGATCAGACAGCTGAATAAACGGGCGGGAGCCCAGGGAATAGGGCGGGTCGACATCATGGAAGACCGGTTAGTGGGGATTAAATCACGGGAATTGTATGAGGTCCCGGGGGCTCAGGTTCTTATTCAGGCCCATCAGGATTTGGAAGATTTGTGTCTGGAAAGGGAGCAGCACAGGATTAAGCGGTTGGTAGATATGCGCTGGGCTCAGTTGGTATACGATGCTCAGTGGTATTCGCCGGCAGTCAAGTCTTTGAATGCCTTCATTGCCGATACTCAGGTTTATGTCAGCGGCCAGATCAGGATGAGCCTTCATTCCGGCAAAGCTGTGATTACCGGCAGAAGGTCGGATACGTCCCTTTACAGTTACAGTCTGGCTACTTATGAAACCGGAGACAGTTTTAACCAGAATGCATCCAACGGATTTATTGAGCTTTATGGACTTCCTTCTAAAATTGCTGCTGCCCGGGATATTGCTTCAGGCAAAGGAGTAAAGCATGTCTGA
- a CDS encoding arginine repressor — translation MLQGDTRPSTRVARRDAIERILNSQDVNSQQQLQVLLSQQGIDVTQATLSRDLDEMKAIKVRHDDGSVAYTLPTQDEIKRFSRKAETQSAYGLISQGKKVESSDDFSRGEQRLAKVINGLVTSVDYAQNLIIVKTSEGAAEYVGSAIDHQILPDVLGTLAGDDTVMLVARSEEAARNRSIWILTLASGDARKE, via the coding sequence ATGCTACAAGGTGATACCCGTCCATCAACCCGTGTCGCTCGCCGCGACGCTATTGAACGCATTCTCAACTCTCAGGATGTTAATTCTCAGCAGCAATTGCAGGTCTTGCTTTCCCAGCAGGGGATTGATGTGACTCAGGCAACCCTGAGCCGAGACCTGGACGAGATGAAGGCTATTAAGGTTCGTCATGATGATGGATCCGTTGCTTACACTCTTCCTACTCAGGATGAAATTAAGCGATTCTCTCGCAAAGCTGAGACTCAGTCAGCATATGGACTGATTTCTCAAGGTAAAAAAGTTGAGAGCTCTGACGACTTCAGCCGGGGGGAGCAGCGTTTGGCTAAGGTAATCAACGGATTGGTGACGTCTGTGGATTATGCTCAGAATCTTATTATTGTCAAGACATCCGAAGGTGCAGCTGAATATGTGGGCAGCGCTATTGATCATCAGATTTTGCCGGATGTTTTGGGCACTCTCGCTGGAGATGACACGGTAATGTTGGTAGCCCGGAGTGAGGAAGCCGCACGCAATCGCAGCATCTGGATTTTGACCCTGGCTTCCGGAGATGCCCGCAAGGAATAA
- the pheT gene encoding phenylalanine--tRNA ligase subunit beta: protein MPLIDMGWLREHVAVPKEETYSQLAADLVKVGLEEEAIHQSDVTGPIVVGYVQDLVKEPQKNGKTISWCHIDLGPYNGQDENGQPVPRSIVCGAPNIAQGQKVVVALPGAVLPGNFTIEPRKTYGHLSEGMCASARELGLSNDHTGIIVLGDYGLSPDQYESLKPGDDLMEILGLGEPVLEINITPDRGYAFSYRGVAREFHHSTGAAFRDPVKALDKAAPRLVRGAGTGPGRDLDVAVEDGNPIHGVSGCDRYYLRAVRGVDNSRQTPSWMARRLQRSGMRSLSPLVDVTNYVMLDLGQPLHAYDLDKIAPPIVVRRAQQGEHLTTLDGKDHELSVEDLVITDSPEGSRGSRILGIAGVMGGMYGEVTAETTNVLIEAAHFDPVSIARSARRHKIPSEASRRFERGVDTKLQAAAAQEAVSLISRLCGGHASDTPTDYKAVKPTKPIRFKTSEVKRLTALDCSVTKISDILIDIGCHVGGGGNGELVVDPPSWRPDLRYPCDLVEEVARLVGYDQIPIHVPAVGVKDVTGLTADQLRRRQVANTLAEAGMTEVWSYPFVGKQDFDDFQLDAAQIEPVSVELANPLAADRPYLRRMILHTLARTVQRNIRRDNPQVCLYESGHVFEWDPQAPAVPALPGAIRPTDDQLAALDAGLPYQPEHTAGILTGLAQETGWLQDNRPVDWTYAVEAVTRIGQRVGADFSLYQPASEAVPPQWHPGRFAYVRLSDGTQVGLVGELHPHLNDRMGFPQHSAAFELDMTSIFAKVSSEPLQARPISTYPPVHQDLAFTVSNEVTAQQVEEAIRSGAGQALESLELFDVYRGDQVGSQEKSLAYSLTFRLPDRTLNSADSDALRSAIIQEVSKLGAQLRA, encoded by the coding sequence ATGCCATTGATTGATATGGGCTGGCTGCGGGAACATGTAGCTGTGCCGAAAGAGGAAACATACAGCCAGCTAGCCGCAGATCTGGTAAAGGTTGGTCTGGAAGAGGAAGCTATCCATCAGTCGGATGTTACCGGCCCTATTGTGGTCGGCTATGTTCAGGACCTGGTCAAGGAACCTCAGAAGAATGGCAAAACCATCAGCTGGTGCCATATTGATCTTGGTCCTTACAATGGGCAGGATGAAAATGGTCAGCCAGTCCCCCGCTCCATTGTGTGCGGAGCCCCCAATATTGCTCAGGGACAGAAGGTAGTTGTTGCCCTGCCCGGGGCAGTATTGCCTGGAAATTTTACAATTGAGCCTCGCAAGACTTACGGACACCTGTCGGAAGGTATGTGTGCCTCAGCTCGGGAACTGGGACTGAGCAATGATCATACCGGCATTATTGTTCTTGGTGACTATGGTCTCAGTCCTGACCAGTATGAGTCCCTGAAACCTGGTGATGATTTGATGGAAATTCTGGGCTTGGGAGAACCTGTCCTGGAAATCAACATCACCCCTGACCGGGGCTATGCTTTCTCCTATCGCGGAGTTGCCCGTGAATTCCATCACTCAACAGGGGCTGCTTTCCGCGATCCTGTTAAAGCTCTGGATAAGGCTGCTCCTCGCCTGGTGCGGGGGGCAGGAACGGGGCCTGGCCGTGATTTGGATGTTGCTGTGGAAGACGGCAACCCCATTCATGGAGTTTCAGGCTGCGACCGGTATTATCTGCGGGCTGTTCGCGGGGTTGACAACAGTCGTCAGACTCCCAGCTGGATGGCTCGTCGCCTGCAGCGCAGCGGCATGAGATCCTTATCCCCCCTGGTGGATGTGACCAATTACGTTATGCTTGACCTGGGCCAGCCCCTGCATGCTTATGATCTGGATAAGATCGCCCCTCCCATTGTTGTGCGCAGGGCTCAGCAAGGTGAACATCTGACCACCTTAGATGGCAAGGATCATGAGCTGTCTGTGGAAGATTTGGTGATTACTGATTCTCCTGAAGGCAGTCGCGGATCCAGGATTCTGGGAATTGCTGGAGTTATGGGGGGTATGTATGGTGAAGTGACTGCTGAAACCACCAATGTTCTGATTGAAGCAGCACATTTTGATCCAGTCTCTATTGCCCGCTCTGCCCGCCGGCATAAGATTCCGTCTGAGGCTTCACGGCGTTTTGAACGCGGTGTAGATACCAAGCTCCAGGCCGCTGCTGCACAGGAAGCAGTTTCATTGATTTCCCGTCTATGCGGTGGTCATGCTTCTGATACCCCCACAGACTATAAGGCAGTTAAGCCTACCAAGCCTATCCGGTTCAAGACCAGCGAAGTCAAACGACTGACTGCGCTGGATTGTTCTGTCACGAAAATTTCCGATATTTTGATTGACATTGGCTGCCATGTGGGCGGCGGGGGTAATGGGGAACTGGTCGTGGATCCGCCAAGCTGGCGTCCTGATCTGCGGTACCCCTGTGATTTAGTGGAAGAAGTAGCCCGTCTGGTGGGCTACGATCAGATTCCTATTCATGTTCCTGCTGTTGGGGTAAAAGATGTAACCGGTCTGACTGCCGATCAGCTGCGCCGTCGTCAGGTTGCCAATACTTTGGCCGAAGCTGGCATGACTGAGGTTTGGAGCTATCCTTTCGTGGGTAAGCAGGATTTTGATGACTTTCAGCTGGATGCTGCACAGATTGAACCTGTCAGCGTAGAACTGGCCAATCCCCTGGCTGCCGATCGTCCCTATTTGCGCCGAATGATTTTGCATACCCTGGCCCGAACCGTTCAGCGCAATATCCGTAGGGATAATCCTCAGGTCTGCCTGTATGAATCCGGCCATGTCTTTGAGTGGGATCCTCAGGCTCCTGCAGTCCCGGCACTTCCGGGAGCAATTCGCCCTACAGATGATCAGCTTGCTGCTCTTGATGCCGGTCTGCCCTACCAGCCTGAGCATACTGCCGGTATTCTGACCGGCCTGGCTCAGGAAACGGGCTGGCTCCAGGACAATCGTCCTGTGGACTGGACATATGCAGTGGAAGCAGTTACCCGCATAGGCCAGAGAGTAGGGGCAGACTTTAGTTTGTATCAGCCTGCTTCCGAAGCAGTTCCTCCTCAGTGGCATCCGGGTCGTTTTGCTTATGTCCGCCTGTCGGATGGAACTCAGGTTGGTCTGGTGGGTGAGCTTCATCCTCACCTGAATGACCGCATGGGTTTCCCCCAGCATTCTGCTGCTTTTGAGTTGGATATGACTTCTATTTTTGCCAAAGTTTCCAGCGAACCCCTGCAGGCCCGACCCATCTCCACCTATCCTCCTGTGCATCAAGACCTGGCTTTCACCGTCAGCAATGAGGTGACAGCCCAGCAGGTAGAGGAGGCTATCCGCTCCGGAGCTGGTCAAGCCTTGGAATCACTGGAACTTTTCGATGTCTATCGGGGGGATCAGGTCGGCAGCCAGGAAAAGTCTCTGGCCTACTCCCTGACTTTTCGCCTTCCTGACAGGACGTTGAACTCGGCAGACTCCGATGCTCTTCGTTCCGCAATCATCCAGGAGGTTTCCAAGCTGGGAGCTCAATTACGCGCATAA
- the pheS gene encoding phenylalanine--tRNA ligase subunit alpha, which translates to MAEALVFDADAVTSAVSEGIEKIANSSTLDELHAVRTAYAGGDSLLAQASKAIGSLDPSQKKAAGQLVGKLRADFGRAYGARETDLRQEEENRRLAEETVDMTQPVRRHPLGARHPLQKLLEDVEDFFVSMGWQIAEGPEAEAEWYDFDALNFGPDHPARQMQDTFYIKGNQARDAAGFVGSNMVMRTHTSPVQARSMLERGVPLYIACPGRVYRTDELDATHTPVFHQCEALAVDKNLTMADLKGVLDKLAAAMFGPESRTRLRPSYFPFTEPSAEMDLWFPDKKGGPGWIEWGGCGMVNPKVLLSAGVDPEVYSGFAFGVGMERTLLLRHDINDMHDLVEGDQRFSQQFVMGE; encoded by the coding sequence GTGGCAGAAGCTCTGGTTTTTGACGCCGATGCAGTAACATCAGCAGTCAGCGAAGGTATTGAGAAGATTGCCAACTCTTCCACCCTTGATGAACTGCATGCTGTCAGGACAGCCTATGCCGGCGGAGATTCCCTGCTGGCTCAGGCGAGTAAAGCTATTGGTAGTTTGGATCCCAGCCAGAAAAAGGCAGCCGGGCAGTTGGTAGGGAAGCTGCGGGCAGATTTTGGACGGGCCTATGGAGCTCGGGAAACTGATCTTAGGCAGGAAGAAGAGAACAGAAGACTGGCCGAGGAGACGGTTGACATGACTCAGCCAGTCCGCCGCCACCCCCTGGGGGCCCGTCATCCCTTGCAGAAGCTCTTGGAAGATGTGGAAGATTTCTTCGTCTCTATGGGCTGGCAGATTGCCGAGGGCCCTGAAGCTGAGGCTGAATGGTATGATTTTGATGCTTTGAATTTTGGCCCTGACCATCCTGCACGGCAGATGCAGGATACCTTCTATATCAAGGGAAATCAGGCACGGGATGCGGCCGGTTTCGTGGGGTCTAATATGGTAATGCGCACCCACACCTCTCCGGTTCAAGCTCGGTCTATGCTGGAAAGGGGAGTTCCTCTCTATATCGCCTGCCCGGGCCGTGTGTATCGCACCGATGAACTTGATGCCACCCATACCCCAGTTTTCCATCAGTGTGAAGCTCTGGCTGTTGATAAGAACCTGACCATGGCCGATCTCAAAGGAGTGCTGGATAAGCTAGCTGCGGCCATGTTTGGCCCCGAGTCCAGAACCCGACTGCGGCCTTCCTATTTCCCCTTCACCGAACCCAGCGCTGAGATGGATCTGTGGTTCCCAGATAAGAAAGGTGGTCCAGGCTGGATTGAGTGGGGCGGCTGCGGGATGGTGAACCCCAAAGTTCTTTTGTCGGCCGGTGTGGATCCCGAGGTTTATTCCGGATTTGCTTTTGGAGTAGGAATGGAAAGAACCCTCCTCCTACGTCATGATATTAATGATATGCATGATTTGGTTGAGGGTGACCAGCGGTTTAGCCAGCAGTTTGTCATGGGCGAATAA
- a CDS encoding TrmH family RNA methyltransferase, with protein sequence MDRFHLKPVMDNPHSDRVRRIADLSRSKTRKKTGRILVEGPQAVREAVHFASDFVTDLYYDAAAGEDPVLGKIISEAQKKILYCHPCSSQVMEAISKDCQGIGALVRTEAVTGGLAPDASSFAALASLADSVKSPGPVETAGHPARPLFLACWQLRDPGNAGTIIRVADAAGCPALILVDDCVDVTNPKVVRSTAGSLFHLPIVTLSTDDFFTEAARLGLPVCAADAYGTDQVEAIPLPDLMDSLKSSSQPLCILFGNEARGLDDSLINRCQSAVRIPLYGRAESLNVAMSASIIAYSLAMS encoded by the coding sequence ATGGACAGATTTCACCTGAAACCGGTGATGGATAATCCTCATTCTGACCGGGTACGCAGGATTGCTGATTTATCTCGATCGAAAACCAGGAAAAAGACCGGTCGTATTTTGGTGGAAGGTCCGCAAGCCGTGCGGGAGGCTGTTCACTTCGCTTCTGATTTCGTAACGGATTTGTACTATGATGCTGCTGCCGGAGAGGATCCTGTTCTGGGCAAAATTATTTCTGAAGCTCAGAAAAAGATACTCTATTGTCATCCGTGCAGCAGTCAGGTGATGGAGGCGATCAGCAAGGATTGTCAGGGGATAGGGGCCCTTGTCAGAACTGAGGCTGTGACTGGCGGTTTAGCCCCCGATGCCTCTTCTTTCGCTGCTCTTGCTTCCTTGGCTGATTCTGTAAAGTCACCAGGGCCGGTTGAGACAGCTGGGCATCCGGCCAGGCCTCTTTTTCTGGCTTGCTGGCAGCTGAGAGACCCGGGGAATGCAGGGACTATCATTCGAGTGGCTGATGCTGCTGGCTGCCCTGCTCTCATTCTGGTGGATGACTGCGTTGACGTCACTAATCCCAAGGTTGTCAGATCTACAGCCGGGTCACTCTTCCACCTGCCTATAGTGACTTTGTCTACTGATGACTTCTTTACTGAAGCGGCCCGGCTGGGGCTGCCAGTGTGTGCCGCCGATGCTTATGGGACTGATCAGGTGGAGGCCATTCCTTTACCTGATCTGATGGACAGTCTGAAATCTTCCTCTCAGCCCCTGTGCATATTATTCGGCAATGAGGCCAGGGGTCTGGATGACAGCCTGATCAACCGCTGTCAGTCGGCTGTCCGTATACCTCTGTATGGGAGGGCTGAATCCTTGAATGTAGCCATGAGCGCGTCAATTATTGCTTACAGCTTGGCTATGTCGTAA
- a CDS encoding L-lactate dehydrogenase, translated as MEKTYHRPTKLAIIGAGAVGSTTAFAAAQRGIVREIVLEDIDKKHVEAEVLDMQHGSSFYPTVTFDGSDDIEICRDADIVVITAGARQKPGQTRLDLAGATINIMKSIIPGAVEVAPNAIFMLITNPVDIVTYVALKLSGLPKNQMFGSGTNLDSARLRFLIGQQTGVNVKNVHAYIAGEHGDSEVPLWSSATIGGVPMLDWKELDGHQPLTAEVREQIHQDVKNAAYKIIEGKGNTNYAIAMSAVDIIQAIMQDSNRILPVSSLLDDFHGISDVCMSVPTLLNRNGANSHLNTPLSDEELAALKRSAETLKSTAHEFGF; from the coding sequence GTGGAAAAAACATATCACCGTCCCACCAAGCTGGCTATCATTGGTGCCGGAGCTGTAGGATCGACGACGGCTTTTGCTGCTGCTCAGCGTGGCATCGTCCGTGAAATTGTTCTTGAAGATATCGATAAGAAGCATGTGGAAGCTGAGGTGCTGGATATGCAGCACGGCTCCAGCTTCTATCCCACAGTCACTTTTGATGGATCTGATGATATTGAGATCTGCCGTGATGCCGATATTGTAGTTATCACTGCGGGAGCCCGCCAGAAGCCTGGACAGACCAGGCTTGATCTTGCCGGAGCTACTATCAACATCATGAAGTCCATTATTCCCGGTGCTGTTGAGGTTGCTCCTAATGCTATCTTCATGCTGATCACCAATCCGGTGGATATTGTCACTTATGTTGCTTTGAAGTTGTCCGGCCTGCCCAAGAACCAGATGTTCGGTTCCGGTACCAACCTGGATTCTGCCCGCCTGCGTTTTCTTATTGGACAGCAGACTGGTGTTAACGTCAAGAATGTTCATGCCTATATCGCTGGTGAGCACGGAGATTCTGAAGTTCCTCTCTGGTCCTCTGCCACTATCGGCGGTGTACCCATGCTTGACTGGAAGGAACTGGATGGGCATCAGCCTTTGACTGCTGAGGTCCGCGAACAGATCCACCAGGATGTCAAGAATGCTGCTTATAAGATTATCGAAGGCAAAGGCAATACAAATTATGCAATTGCCATGTCTGCTGTAGATATTATTCAGGCAATTATGCAGGATTCCAACCGTATCCTCCCGGTCAGCTCCCTCCTGGATGACTTCCACGGTATTTCTGATGTCTGCATGTCTGTCCCTACTCTGCTGAATAGGAATGGGGCTAACAGCCACCTGAACACACCACTGAGCGACGAAGAGCTGGCAGCCCTGAAACGGTCTGCGGAGACTCTCAAGTCTACTGCTCACGAGTTTGGATTTTAG